From Alloacidobacterium dinghuense:
TTCCTGCGAGTTCAGTGTGAAGCTCGGCGCCTGTTGACCAACCTGTGGCATCGCCGACTCGTCGGCTGCAAATCCGCGAAGCGCAAACACACCCAGTCCGATAACAACAACGAATGCAAGCAATGCGATCGAAATCTTTGACACGGCTGACAGCCCTCCTTTGGGGCTTCTTCATTATCCCTGCTCGATAGCCACAATCGCAATCTTGGCTGTATTGGCACGCAAAAGAACTGTATCCCTGTCAAAAATCAGCGTCCGCTCCGCTTCAATCGCCAGACACGTCGCATGCGCGTGCTCCATCGCTTCAATCGTCTTCAGCCCGATCACCGGAACATCGAAGCGCATATCCTGCTTCGGCTTCGCCACCTTCACAACCGTCAGCGTGCGATCAAAGGTAGAAGCATCGCCATCGGCAGCCATCGTCTTCATAATCGCGCCCGCGCGTTCAATCGCGGCATCAGTCCCTTCCATTGCCTCAACCGCAACACACGTCTGGCTCGCAACGACGACAGTTTGTCCAATGTCGTACCCTGCAACCGCCAGCCCCACTTCGCGGCCATAAGCGATGTCCTTCCGCTCCTGCTCCGAAGGCGAACGCTCCGTCAGCACCCCAGCCTTCGCCAGCAACGGTTCCAGATATGCAGTAGACGAAATCAGTTCAATACCCTCATCGCCCAGCACCTTGGCGACCGCCCCCAGCAGCATGTCTGTATTCTTGGTGCTCAGAGAAAGCAGCAGTTTGGCCAGCCGCCAGTCCGGACGAATACTCGAGAAAATCTGCTTGTGCTTCACCTGCCCAGCCATCACCGCGCGTGAGACATTCTCTGTGTGAAACGTCTCGATCAGCTTTGACAACTCACCCAGCGAAAGCCAATAGACGCGAACGCCGGAATCCGCAGCAGCGCGCTCATCGATCTCCGGATCCGTCTCTTCCTTGATCGCGGCAACCACAACCTCAAGCCCATGCGCGCGCGCCGCATCCAGCAGCAAAAAAGGAAAGTGCCCATTTCCGGCGATCAAACCAAGTTTGCTCACCGGCCTACTTCACCACGCCACGTTCTGATTTCTCGATGAACTCCACCAGATAACCGACATCTTCCGTGGCAATGCCTTCGCTCTTCATTCTTTCCAAAGCCTGCGAAGTGTTCATCTTCCCGGCCAGCAGATACCGATACGCATGCTGCAGCGCCCGCAACCGCTCACGATCAAAGCCCTTGCGCTCCAAACCAATCTTGTTCAGCCCGTAAGCCTGCGTCTCGCGCTTCGCCGAGGTCAGTGAGAAAGGCAACACATCCTGCACCACGGTCGTTCCGCCGCCCGTATACGCATGCTTGCCGATCCGGCAAAACTGATGCACCTGGTTCAGCGCCCCCACGGTCACATAATCCTCCACGATCACGTGACCAGCCAGTGTCGCAGCATTCGCCAGAATGCATCCGTCGCCAATCACGCTGTCGTGCCCGATATGCGCGTACGCCATGATGAGGCACCCACTGCCCACCCGCGTCGTGCCGCCACCACCCGCCGTCCCGCGCGAAATCGTCACGCACTCGCGAATGACGTTGTCATCGCCCAGCACCGCGCCCGTAGGCTCGCCCTTGTATTTCAGATCCTGCGGCGCAACACCCACGCAGGCAAAGGAATAGAACTTGTTTCGCGCCCCGACTCTCAAATGCCCATCGAGAACCACATGCGAGATCAACTCGCAGTCTTCCCCGAGCGCCACCTCCGGACCAACCGTGCAATATGGCCCCACCGTACACGACTCAGGAATCACAGCACCCGGCGCAACAATCGCCGTCGAATGAATGCTCACTCTTCCGTCACCGAAGCCATCGCCGGCGCTTCCGCATGCGACTCCTGCCTGCGCCGCGGAACCAGCTGGCACATCACCGTTCCCTCGCAGGCAAGCTTGCCGTCCACCGTTGCTCTTCCTTCCAGACGCACCGCGCGCGTCTTCCACTGCAGCACATTGATCTCAATCCGCAACTGATCCCCCGGCACCACCGGCCGCCGAAACTTGGCGCGCTCGATCCCCGTAAAGACCATCAGCTTGCTGTCGCGATCCGGAATCTCAGTCAACAGAAGTGCCCCACCCGCCTGCGCCATCGCTTCAATCACCAGGACACCGGGCATGATCGGATAATCCGGAAAATGCCCCTGAAAGAAAGACTCATTGATGGTCACGTTCTTAATCGCGACAATCCGCTTCTTCCGCTCCATCTCAATCACGCGATCGATCAGAAGAAACGGGTAACGGTGCGGCAAAATCGCCATGATGTCGGAAATATCCATCACCAGGCGAGACTCAGGAGCGTGGGTTGAGTTCTCCATAATCTGCAAAAGCGATTATAAAGGGGACTCGCCGTCCAGGCACCCGCTCCCTTCGGTCGCCCTCCGCGGCTCGCGAAACTTTAACCGGCGCGGTCTCCGCCCGCGATCGAACCTGGTGGCTGCGCACCTTGTAGAAGTGCTGTCATCCTGAGCGCAGCGAAGGATCTGCTTTCCCTCAGCAGCAGCACGAAAACGGGTGCCCCATCCTTCGCGCAGCGAAGGGTGGGAACCACAACCCCGAGCCTGCGACACAAAAAAGGAGCGGCCCATAAGGGCCGCTCCTAACAGACCAAGATCTACTCCATCTGAGGCTGCGGAGGCGGTCCACCATCCGGTAACGCTGGGGGACCACCCGGCCCGCGCCGCATGCCGCGACCCTCGCGGCCCCACTCCTCTTTCTTCTCCGCGCGCAGAGCCTTCAGCTTCGTCCACTGGTCCGGCGTCAGCACCTGCCGAATCCCCAGCAGCATCCGCGCATTTGCCTTTTCGAGTTCCGCCCTTGCCTGCGCAATCGCGTCAATCTGCCCCAGAATCTTTCCCTCATCCGGCTGATCGGCTTCAATGAGTGGCTGCATAATCGCTTCCTGCTTCTGCAGCGATGCATTCAGGTCAATCAGCTTCAGCCGATGCTGCTGCAGAATCCCATCCATCTTCGTCTGCTGGTCTGCGGTCAACCCAATCTTCTGCGCCGTCTGCGGATCGTCCCACCAGCGCCCGTGCAGCATTCTTCCACCAAAGGCCCGCTCCATCGGAGGCGGACCCGGCGTCATCTCCTGCGCCGCAGCGCGCCTGGACGTTCCAAGAGCTCCAAGGCATCCTGCCAAAATCAACCCCAGTCCCAAAAGCTTTCTAGTTTCTCCCATTTGTCTTCTCCATCTTCCCCGTAGTCTCGTAACTCACGTAATCGGCATCCGTCTCCGCCAGCGGCTGCATTGAATCCGGCACCGCCTCGGACAACTCGTTCGTTACCTGGTCCAACAATGCCGTATCCGCCTCGCGCTGCTTCAAGAGCTGCGCCTGATGCTCGGCCCGCACCGCTGCCGCATGATTGCGATAGAAACCCACCGCCGGCGCCAGCGCCGCCACGCATAAAGCCGCAGCCACCGCCCACTCAAGCATCACGCGCCGCTGTGCCGACCGCCGCCGCACCCGCGCCTGCTCCAATCCCCACTCCGTCGCTGAACCCGTAGACCGAGCCGCAATCTGAAACACCGCCGCGCGAAACTCACTGATCGAGTGCGCCAACCCTTCCAGATCGCGCTTCGTCGCCGCATCGCTTTCCGGATACAGCTCCTGCACATCCCGGTTTGTCGTCTCTCTCGTCATTGCTTATCTCCCACGCCCAGAAGCC
This genomic window contains:
- a CDS encoding LpxI family protein, which encodes MSKLGLIAGNGHFPFLLLDAARAHGLEVVVAAIKEETDPEIDERAAADSGVRVYWLSLGELSKLIETFHTENVSRAVMAGQVKHKQIFSSIRPDWRLAKLLLSLSTKNTDMLLGAVAKVLGDEGIELISSTAYLEPLLAKAGVLTERSPSEQERKDIAYGREVGLAVAGYDIGQTVVVASQTCVAVEAMEGTDAAIERAGAIMKTMAADGDASTFDRTLTVVKVAKPKQDMRFDVPVIGLKTIEAMEHAHATCLAIEAERTLIFDRDTVLLRANTAKIAIVAIEQG
- the lpxA gene encoding acyl-ACP--UDP-N-acetylglucosamine O-acyltransferase, which produces MSIHSTAIVAPGAVIPESCTVGPYCTVGPEVALGEDCELISHVVLDGHLRVGARNKFYSFACVGVAPQDLKYKGEPTGAVLGDDNVIRECVTISRGTAGGGGTTRVGSGCLIMAYAHIGHDSVIGDGCILANAATLAGHVIVEDYVTVGALNQVHQFCRIGKHAYTGGGTTVVQDVLPFSLTSAKRETQAYGLNKIGLERKGFDRERLRALQHAYRYLLAGKMNTSQALERMKSEGIATEDVGYLVEFIEKSERGVVK
- the fabZ gene encoding 3-hydroxyacyl-ACP dehydratase FabZ — translated: MENSTHAPESRLVMDISDIMAILPHRYPFLLIDRVIEMERKKRIVAIKNVTINESFFQGHFPDYPIMPGVLVIEAMAQAGGALLLTEIPDRDSKLMVFTGIERAKFRRPVVPGDQLRIEINVLQWKTRAVRLEGRATVDGKLACEGTVMCQLVPRRRQESHAEAPAMASVTEE
- a CDS encoding Spy/CpxP family protein refolding chaperone, with the translated sequence MGETRKLLGLGLILAGCLGALGTSRRAAAQEMTPGPPPMERAFGGRMLHGRWWDDPQTAQKIGLTADQQTKMDGILQQHRLKLIDLNASLQKQEAIMQPLIEADQPDEGKILGQIDAIAQARAELEKANARMLLGIRQVLTPDQWTKLKALRAEKKEEWGREGRGMRRGPGGPPALPDGGPPPQPQME